A genomic stretch from Desulfotignum balticum DSM 7044 includes:
- a CDS encoding ArsA family ATPase → MGKPPEYLENSNLRLLVFGGKGGTGKTTMSSAAAVLLAKTRPSKKIMIISTDPAHSLSHGFGVKLDNQNTRLVLNDNQKSNLYARQLDAQELAVQFKIENGDIMKKIADRGTYFDQKDITEFFELSLPGMDEVMAIIEVARLISENIFDVLILDTAPTGHTLRMLNLPLQMEKWIQVMDMMLEKHRYMAAQFTRRKYVKDECDFFLEGLTQKIQQVNHLLKDQQITRFIPVMIPESMSIHETQKLVASLLEIHIPVKEIIVNHIAKQNDCTFCTARKLQQADPILQIQKEFSRFDLIFVENVQDEIKGYNDLSLLGDYLTGDLNAFCKKPGQKKHESMIQDVGQTMKKSNLDIDPDIQFIIVGGKGGVGKTSVASTIGLYLSSLFQDKKILLFSTDPAHSLSDSLDMKIGNCMTAVNRNLWAMEMNADQLFKDFKDSYKKDIHSMFERFFVKGMDIKFDRQVMAGLFSMAPPGLDEIMAIDTIMDLKQKNEFDMIIIDSSPTGHLLRFLELPELVRQWLKTLFNLLIKYEGIVKLTRSAQKALDLSKNTRRIQETLTDSKKTAFMMVVIPEAMGLLESENLYAYLIKAKIPLNHVFINMVLPDTDCPVCVIKQKSQKFYIEKIIRKFSTMHISQIPLFPHDIHGKTNLEELLCEMIKPNQAR, encoded by the coding sequence ATGGGAAAACCGCCGGAATATCTGGAAAATTCAAATTTGCGCCTGCTTGTTTTTGGCGGAAAAGGGGGAACGGGTAAAACAACCATGTCAAGTGCTGCCGCGGTTCTTCTTGCAAAGACCCGCCCCTCAAAGAAAATTATGATTATTTCCACGGATCCTGCCCATTCCCTTTCTCACGGGTTTGGAGTAAAATTGGATAACCAGAACACCCGTCTTGTTTTAAACGATAATCAAAAATCAAATTTATATGCAAGACAGTTGGATGCACAGGAGCTGGCAGTACAATTCAAAATTGAAAATGGTGATATCATGAAAAAAATTGCTGATCGAGGCACCTATTTTGATCAAAAAGATATCACTGAATTTTTTGAACTTTCATTGCCAGGCATGGATGAAGTAATGGCAATTATCGAAGTTGCCCGGTTAATATCTGAAAACATCTTTGATGTGCTCATACTTGATACAGCCCCCACGGGTCATACCCTGCGCATGTTGAATCTTCCATTGCAAATGGAAAAATGGATACAGGTTATGGATATGATGCTTGAAAAACATCGTTACATGGCTGCACAATTTACCAGGCGAAAATATGTCAAAGATGAATGTGATTTTTTTCTGGAAGGATTAACTCAAAAGATCCAGCAGGTTAACCATTTATTAAAGGACCAGCAGATAACACGGTTTATTCCTGTCATGATCCCTGAATCCATGAGTATCCATGAGACTCAAAAACTGGTGGCCTCTTTGCTTGAAATACATATTCCGGTTAAGGAGATTATTGTCAACCACATAGCAAAGCAGAACGACTGTACGTTCTGTACTGCACGAAAGCTTCAACAGGCAGACCCCATACTTCAGATTCAAAAGGAATTTTCAAGATTTGATTTGATCTTTGTTGAGAATGTTCAGGACGAAATCAAAGGATACAATGATCTGTCCCTGCTTGGAGATTATCTGACAGGCGATTTAAATGCCTTTTGCAAAAAACCCGGGCAAAAGAAACATGAATCCATGATCCAGGATGTTGGCCAGACAATGAAAAAATCAAATCTGGATATTGATCCTGATATCCAGTTTATTATTGTCGGTGGAAAGGGGGGAGTGGGCAAAACAAGTGTTGCTTCAACCATTGGCCTTTATTTATCCAGTCTGTTTCAGGATAAAAAAATATTGCTTTTTTCCACTGACCCTGCCCATTCCCTTTCAGATAGTCTGGATATGAAAATAGGTAATTGCATGACGGCTGTCAATCGCAACCTCTGGGCCATGGAGATGAATGCCGACCAATTGTTCAAAGATTTCAAGGATTCCTATAAAAAAGATATCCATTCAATGTTTGAGCGATTCTTTGTCAAAGGCATGGATATCAAATTTGACAGGCAGGTAATGGCCGGGCTCTTTTCCATGGCACCGCCGGGATTGGATGAGATTATGGCAATAGATACAATCATGGATCTGAAACAGAAAAATGAATTTGATATGATTATTATCGATTCTTCTCCAACCGGCCATTTATTGAGATTTTTAGAACTTCCTGAACTGGTACGGCAGTGGCTTAAGACCCTTTTCAATTTATTGATAAAGTATGAGGGCATTGTTAAATTAACCCGGTCTGCACAAAAAGCCCTTGATCTGTCCAAAAACACAAGAAGAATTCAGGAAACCCTGACAGATTCAAAAAAGACAGCTTTTATGATGGTTGTAATCCCTGAGGCCATGGGGTTGCTGGAATCTGAAAACCTTTATGCCTATTTGATAAAAGCAAAAATTCCCTTAAACCATGTTTTCATTAATATGGTATTGCCTGATACTGACTGTCCTGTCTGTGTTATCAAACAAAAAAGTCAAAAATTCTATATTGAAAAGATTATCAGGAAATTTTCAACAATGCATATAAGTCAGATACCCCTGTTCCCTCATGATATCCATGGTAAAACAAATTTGGAAGAACTTCTTTGTGAAATGATTAAACCGAATCAAGCCCGGTAG
- a CDS encoding PAS domain-containing hybrid sensor histidine kinase/response regulator, with protein MKEILIDQLSRDIVETIHEPLLVLDSDLKVILANRSFIDSFKVTRKETLGSFVYDLGNGQWDIPRLKELLEKVLPEKNPFDNYEVEHNFVSIGRRIMLLNARQIEQAVGKGQIILLAIEDITERRQLEIVLKESEKRYRRLFETANDGILLLEKSEGNIAQANPAVTSMLGYSASEFFGKKLKDVGFPDHMGTIQVLLQALEQNGIFHYNDTPIHKKTGEVLYCDIYMVDKADLIQCNIRDATRHRNLESQLRQAQKMEAVGSLTGGIAHDFNNILNVIMGYGTMVKDRLDPGSPIMKNMNEVLTAADRAAELIRKLLVFSRKRIVDVKSVNINKLIFDLQKLLVRIIRESIEFHLDLTNRPLTVLADAGEIEQVLINLATNARDAMPEGGRLTIGTGLSEMDEESVAAYGYGKPGRYVRITVADTGPGMDAETQKKIFDPFFTTKDVGKGTGLGLAVSYGIIKQHNGYINVYSEPGQGTIFKISLPLSQETATGDKKADAAAPVMGGNETVLVAEDETSLRKLIKTVLGSSGYSVILAKDGQDAVTKFMENRERISLVMLDMIMPKKNGKEVCEVVRKMDPRMKVLFASGYAMNNITKKEMTKDVFDFIHKPFRPKDLLIKVREILDRQGK; from the coding sequence ATGAAAGAAATTCTGATAGACCAGCTATCCCGGGATATCGTAGAGACAATACATGAACCCCTTTTGGTCCTGGATTCAGACCTGAAGGTCATCTTGGCAAACCGCAGTTTCATTGATTCATTCAAGGTAACGCGAAAAGAAACTTTAGGCAGTTTTGTCTATGATCTTGGCAACGGACAATGGGATATTCCCCGGTTAAAAGAACTGCTAGAAAAAGTTCTCCCGGAAAAAAACCCGTTTGACAACTATGAGGTTGAACACAATTTTGTCAGCATCGGCAGGCGCATTATGCTTTTGAATGCCCGGCAGATTGAACAGGCCGTGGGCAAGGGGCAGATCATCCTTCTGGCCATCGAGGACATTACCGAGCGCAGGCAACTGGAAATCGTATTGAAGGAATCTGAAAAGCGCTACAGACGTCTTTTTGAAACCGCAAACGACGGGATATTGCTTCTGGAAAAAAGCGAAGGAAATATCGCCCAGGCCAACCCGGCTGTCACGTCGATGCTGGGTTATTCCGCCAGCGAATTCTTCGGAAAAAAATTAAAGGATGTCGGTTTTCCGGATCATATGGGAACGATTCAAGTGTTATTGCAGGCCTTGGAGCAGAACGGCATTTTTCATTACAACGATACGCCGATACATAAGAAGACAGGGGAAGTTTTATATTGTGACATTTATATGGTTGACAAGGCAGATCTGATTCAATGCAACATCCGGGACGCCACCCGGCATCGAAATCTTGAATCCCAACTGCGCCAGGCCCAGAAGATGGAGGCTGTCGGTTCGCTGACAGGCGGCATTGCCCATGATTTCAACAACATACTCAATGTGATCATGGGGTATGGCACCATGGTAAAGGACAGGCTGGACCCCGGCAGCCCTATAATGAAAAACATGAATGAAGTGCTCACTGCTGCTGACAGGGCTGCGGAACTTATCCGAAAACTGCTTGTCTTCAGCCGAAAACGGATTGTTGACGTAAAATCCGTCAATATCAATAAACTGATCTTTGATTTACAGAAATTGCTTGTCCGGATAATCAGAGAAAGTATCGAATTTCATTTGGATCTTACGAACAGGCCCTTGACCGTGCTGGCGGACGCCGGAGAGATAGAACAGGTGCTGATAAACCTTGCCACAAACGCCAGAGACGCAATGCCTGAGGGCGGTCGGCTGACCATCGGCACCGGGCTCAGTGAAATGGATGAAGAATCCGTTGCCGCATACGGATATGGAAAGCCCGGCAGGTATGTGCGGATCACGGTTGCGGATACAGGGCCGGGAATGGATGCGGAAACTCAGAAAAAGATATTCGACCCTTTTTTTACCACAAAAGACGTTGGCAAAGGGACCGGGCTCGGCCTTGCCGTTTCCTATGGAATTATAAAACAGCATAACGGATACATCAACGTTTACAGCGAACCGGGACAAGGCACGATTTTTAAAATATCTTTGCCCCTGAGCCAGGAAACAGCAACCGGGGACAAAAAGGCGGATGCCGCCGCCCCTGTGATGGGCGGGAATGAGACCGTCCTGGTAGCCGAGGACGAGACGTCCCTGAGAAAATTGATCAAAACCGTGCTGGGGTCCTCTGGTTACAGTGTTATCCTCGCAAAAGACGGACAAGATGCGGTCACGAAATTTATGGAGAACAGGGAACGTATCAGCCTGGTTATGCTGGATATGATCATGCCCAAGAAAAACGGTAAAGAGGTCTGTGAGGTGGTCAGAAAAATGGATCCCCGGATGAAAGTGCTCTTTGCAAGCGGATATGCCATGAATAACATCACGAAAAAAGAAATGACAAAGGACGTTTTTGACTTCATCCACAAACCTTTCCGGCCGAAAGACCTTTTGATAAAAGTCAGGGAGATTCTGGACCGGCAAGGCAAGTAG
- a CDS encoding Hsp20/alpha crystallin family protein, protein MRIRPLHSTMRFLKMNRPFLYPGEQIILEDQGGFKRLSLYGWKPAHIFLTTKRLILCQLKKVVFEIDLQAVFKLSIENQYYILRKREILCVHYNDKDLNCHGVLRMVVNGLHTWNSRLFQSTLLKVDDNCIKMIAKRLDDNCKTILWFLKEKGYARIDQLAQITDAANHMEVLTNIKDAINPVAQRLLGCPIMLFERSRVDTHTGQTILFSWWLAGVQEKWSHDRLLDIFDEKNYFQIIMEVKKLEKSDLKISLDHNELIVESRKIGSKWLERITISQEAVFDNHKVYLKNNLLEIRLFKKAYHLSLENLDKEA, encoded by the coding sequence ATGCGTATTCGGCCTCTACACAGCACCATGCGTTTTTTGAAAATGAACAGACCTTTTTTGTATCCTGGTGAACAGATCATACTGGAAGATCAGGGCGGGTTTAAACGATTGTCTCTCTATGGATGGAAGCCTGCACATATTTTTCTTACAACAAAAAGACTTATTCTCTGTCAGCTGAAAAAAGTTGTTTTTGAGATCGATCTTCAAGCTGTTTTTAAACTATCCATTGAAAACCAATATTATATATTACGTAAAAGAGAGATTTTGTGCGTTCATTATAATGATAAGGATCTTAATTGCCATGGAGTTTTACGGATGGTGGTCAATGGTTTGCACACATGGAACAGCAGGCTTTTCCAGTCAACTCTTTTAAAAGTTGATGATAATTGTATTAAAATGATTGCAAAAAGGCTTGATGATAATTGCAAGACAATATTGTGGTTTCTCAAGGAGAAAGGCTATGCCAGGATAGATCAGCTGGCCCAGATTACAGATGCTGCCAATCATATGGAGGTGCTTACAAATATCAAGGATGCCATAAATCCTGTTGCCCAAAGGCTTTTAGGGTGTCCGATCATGTTATTTGAGCGATCCAGGGTTGACACGCATACGGGCCAGACCATTCTATTTTCCTGGTGGCTTGCAGGAGTGCAGGAAAAATGGAGTCACGACCGGCTCTTGGATATCTTTGATGAAAAAAATTATTTTCAGATTATCATGGAAGTGAAAAAATTAGAAAAATCAGATTTAAAAATATCACTGGATCATAATGAATTGATTGTAGAGTCCAGAAAAATCGGATCAAAATGGCTTGAAAGGATCACGATTTCACAGGAGGCTGTGTTTGATAATCATAAGGTCTATTTGAAGAACAATCTGCTTGAAATAAGATTGTTTAAAAAAGCATACCATTTAAGTCTTGAAAATCTGGATAAGGAGGCCTGA